A region from the Citrobacter koseri ATCC BAA-895 genome encodes:
- the pdxJ gene encoding pyridoxine 5'-phosphate synthase, with protein sequence MAELLLGVNIDHIATLRNARGTAYPDPVQAAFIAEQAGADGITVHLREDRRHITDRDVRILRQTLDTRMNLEMAVTEEMLAIAVETKPHFCCLVPEKRQEVTTEGGLDVAGQRDKMRDACKRLADAGILVSLFIDADEEQIKAAADVGAPYIEIHTGCYADAKTDAEQAQELARIAKAATFAASLGLKVNAGHGLTYHNVQAIAALPEMHELNIGHAIIGRAVMSGLKEAVAEMKRLMLEARG encoded by the coding sequence ATGGCTGAATTACTGTTAGGCGTCAACATTGACCATATTGCCACTTTACGTAATGCGCGTGGTACTGCTTACCCGGACCCGGTACAGGCGGCGTTTATCGCCGAGCAGGCGGGGGCGGATGGTATAACCGTACACCTGCGCGAGGATCGTCGCCATATTACCGACCGTGATGTACGCATTTTGCGCCAGACGCTGGATACGCGTATGAATCTGGAAATGGCGGTGACTGAAGAGATGCTGGCGATTGCCGTTGAGACGAAGCCGCATTTTTGCTGCCTGGTGCCGGAAAAACGTCAGGAAGTGACCACCGAAGGCGGGCTGGACGTCGCGGGTCAGCGTGACAAAATGCGTGATGCCTGCAAACGGCTGGCAGATGCAGGCATTCTGGTATCGCTGTTCATTGATGCCGATGAAGAACAGATTAAAGCCGCTGCGGACGTTGGCGCACCGTACATTGAAATCCATACTGGCTGTTATGCGGATGCCAAAACGGATGCTGAGCAAGCGCAGGAACTGGCGCGTATCGCCAAAGCGGCGACGTTTGCGGCAAGCCTGGGGCTGAAAGTGAACGCCGGTCATGGCCTGACCTATCACAATGTGCAGGCCATTGCCGCACTGCCGGAAATGCATGAACTGAACATCGGTCATGCCATTATTGGGCGGGCGGTCATGAGCGGCCTGAAAGAGGCGGTCGCCGAGATGAAACGCCTGATGCTGGAAGCGCGCGGCTAA
- the acpS gene encoding holo-ACP synthase, translating to MAILGLGTDIVEIARIEAVISRSGERLARRVLSDNEWAIWETHQQPVRFLAKRFAVKEAAAKAFGTGIRNGLAFNQFEVFNDELGKPRLRLWGEALKLAERLGVAHMHVTLADERHYACATVIIES from the coding sequence ATGGCGATTCTGGGGTTAGGCACGGATATTGTGGAGATCGCCCGCATTGAGGCGGTGATCTCCCGTTCTGGAGAGCGCCTGGCAAGACGCGTGCTTAGCGACAACGAATGGGCTATCTGGGAGACGCATCAGCAACCGGTGCGTTTTCTCGCCAAGCGTTTTGCGGTAAAAGAGGCGGCGGCAAAAGCGTTCGGCACCGGCATTCGCAACGGGCTGGCGTTCAATCAGTTTGAAGTGTTTAACGATGAGCTGGGTAAACCGCGTTTGCGTTTGTGGGGCGAGGCGTTGAAACTGGCGGAGAGGCTGGGCGTGGCGCATATGCATGTGACATTAGCGGATGAACGTCATTACGCCTGTGCGACGGTGATCATCGAAAGCTAG
- the yfhL gene encoding 4Fe-4S dicluster ferredoxin YfhL, giving the protein MALLITKKCINCDMCEPECPNEAISMGDSIYEINSDKCTECVGHYETPTCQKVCPIPNTILKDPAHVETEEQLWDKFVLMHHADKL; this is encoded by the coding sequence ATGGCCCTGTTAATCACTAAAAAGTGTATCAATTGCGATATGTGCGAGCCTGAATGCCCGAATGAGGCGATTTCAATGGGCGACAGCATTTACGAGATTAACAGCGACAAGTGCACCGAATGCGTGGGCCATTACGAAACGCCGACCTGCCAGAAGGTGTGCCCGATCCCCAATACCATTCTCAAAGACCCGGCGCATGTCGAAACGGAAGAACAGCTGTGGGATAAGTTTGTTCTGATGCATCACGCGGATAAGCTGTAA
- a CDS encoding MurR/RpiR family transcriptional regulator has translation MNCLIRIRQRYPDLAQSDKKLADYILAQPDDTRHLSSQQLAVEAGVSQSSVVKFAQKLGFKGFPALKLAISEALASNPNPHSIPVHNQIRGDDPMRLVGEKLIEENVAAMHATLDVNSEEKLFESVMMLRNARRVVITGIGTSGLVAQNFAWKLMKIGFNVVAEHDMHALLATVQALAPDDLLLAISYSGERRELNMAADETLRVGGKVLAITGFTPNALQQRATRCLYTIAEEQATRSAAISSTHAQTMLTDLLFMALVQQDLGRAPERIRHSEALVKKLV, from the coding sequence ATGAACTGTTTGATTCGTATACGTCAGCGTTATCCGGACCTCGCACAAAGCGATAAAAAGCTTGCTGATTATATTCTTGCTCAGCCGGATGATACACGGCATCTCAGCTCACAACAGCTTGCCGTTGAGGCGGGCGTCAGTCAGTCCAGCGTGGTGAAATTCGCGCAGAAACTGGGCTTTAAAGGCTTTCCGGCACTGAAGCTGGCGATCAGCGAAGCGCTGGCCAGCAATCCAAATCCTCACTCTATTCCGGTACATAATCAGATCCGGGGCGACGATCCGATGCGGCTTGTCGGCGAAAAATTGATCGAGGAAAATGTCGCCGCAATGCACGCAACGCTCGATGTTAACAGCGAAGAGAAATTGTTCGAAAGCGTCATGATGCTGCGCAATGCCCGGCGTGTTGTCATAACCGGTATTGGCACATCGGGCCTGGTGGCGCAGAACTTCGCCTGGAAGCTGATGAAGATAGGATTCAATGTCGTCGCCGAACACGATATGCATGCGCTGTTAGCCACCGTGCAGGCGCTGGCGCCGGACGATCTCCTGCTGGCTATCTCCTATAGCGGCGAGCGCAGAGAGTTGAATATGGCGGCGGATGAAACGTTGCGGGTGGGAGGAAAGGTTCTGGCGATCACCGGCTTTACACCGAATGCCCTGCAACAACGCGCCACTCGTTGCCTGTATACGATCGCCGAAGAGCAGGCCACGCGCAGCGCCGCAATCTCCTCTACGCATGCGCAGACGATGTTGACGGATTTGCTCTTTATGGCGCTGGTACAGCAGGATTTGGGGCGCGCGCCGGAGCGTATTCGCCACAGTGAGGCCCTGGTAAAAAAACTGGTCTGA
- the murQ gene encoding N-acetylmuramic acid 6-phosphate etherase: MNLGSLVSETRNPQTMDLDALPTLELVHRFNQQDTLVAQAVKETLPDVARAVDAAADALKAGGRIIYMGAGTSGRLGVLDASECPPTFGVPHGLVIGLIAGGPGALLKAVEGAEDSQQLGEDDLLALNVTAQDLVVGLAASGRTPYVIGGLKYARQVGCVTVAISCNPDSPIAREADIAISPVVGPEALTGSTRLKSGTAQKLVLNMISTGAMVKFGKVYQNLMVDMKATNVKLVDRACRMVVEATGITREEAEALLKQTDFEVKPAILMALTGLNAEDARAKLSAHQGFLRAALER, encoded by the coding sequence ATGAATCTCGGCTCGTTAGTTTCAGAAACCCGCAATCCACAGACTATGGATCTTGACGCACTCCCTACGCTTGAGCTGGTTCATCGTTTTAATCAACAGGATACGCTTGTAGCGCAAGCAGTAAAAGAGACGCTGCCAGACGTTGCCCGCGCGGTAGATGCCGCCGCCGACGCCTTAAAGGCGGGAGGGCGCATTATTTATATGGGCGCAGGCACCAGCGGACGCCTTGGCGTTCTGGACGCCTCCGAATGCCCACCAACGTTTGGCGTACCGCACGGGCTGGTGATCGGGCTGATTGCCGGCGGGCCCGGCGCGCTGCTGAAAGCGGTGGAAGGCGCGGAAGACAGTCAGCAGTTAGGGGAGGACGATCTCCTGGCGCTTAACGTGACCGCGCAGGATCTGGTTGTCGGGCTGGCGGCGTCCGGTCGTACGCCGTACGTCATTGGCGGGTTGAAATACGCACGTCAGGTGGGCTGCGTCACGGTGGCTATCTCCTGTAATCCCGATTCTCCCATCGCGCGTGAGGCTGACATCGCCATTTCGCCGGTCGTTGGGCCGGAGGCGCTAACCGGTTCGACGCGACTGAAATCCGGTACTGCGCAAAAACTGGTGCTCAATATGATCTCCACCGGGGCGATGGTGAAGTTCGGCAAGGTGTACCAGAACCTGATGGTGGACATGAAAGCCACCAACGTTAAGCTCGTCGACAGAGCGTGCCGGATGGTGGTTGAGGCTACCGGGATTACGCGTGAAGAGGCCGAAGCGCTGCTTAAGCAGACAGATTTTGAGGTTAAACCGGCCATTCTGATGGCGCTTACCGGGCTGAATGCCGAAGACGCAAGGGCGAAATTGTCCGCTCACCAGGGATTTCTACGGGCGGCGTTAGAACGCTAA
- the yfhb gene encoding phosphatidylglycerophosphatase C, producing MVNHERRVVFFDLDGTLHQQDMFGSFLRYLLRRQPLNALLVLPLLPVIGIGLLIKGRAARWPMSLLLWGCTFGHSEARLKAHQADFVRWFRDNVTAFPVVQERLTTYLLSSDADIWLITGSPQSLVEQVYFDTLWLPRVNLIASQMRRGYGGWLLTMRCLGHEKVAQLERQIGAPLRLYSGYSDSKQDNPLLYFCQHRWRVTPRGELQQLE from the coding sequence TTGGTTAATCACGAGCGTCGTGTCGTATTTTTTGATTTGGACGGTACGTTGCACCAGCAGGATATGTTTGGCAGTTTCCTGCGTTATCTGTTGCGTCGCCAGCCGCTGAATGCGTTGCTCGTGCTGCCGTTATTGCCGGTTATCGGGATTGGCTTGTTGATTAAAGGTCGGGCGGCGCGTTGGCCGATGAGCCTGCTGTTATGGGGTTGTACCTTCGGTCACAGTGAAGCGCGGCTCAAGGCGCATCAGGCGGATTTCGTTCGCTGGTTTCGCGATAACGTCACGGCGTTTCCGGTTGTTCAGGAGCGCCTGACGACCTATCTGTTAAGCTCTGACGCTGATATCTGGCTGATTACCGGCTCTCCGCAATCGCTGGTGGAACAGGTCTATTTCGATACGCTCTGGCTGCCGCGCGTGAACCTGATCGCCAGCCAGATGCGGCGTGGCTACGGCGGCTGGCTGCTGACTATGCGCTGTCTGGGGCACGAGAAGGTCGCCCAACTGGAACGCCAGATTGGTGCGCCGTTACGTCTGTACAGCGGCTACAGCGACAGTAAGCAGGATAACCCGCTTCTCTATTTTTGCCAGCATCGCTGGCGCGTCACGCCGCGAGGGGAGCTCCAGCAACTCGAATAG
- the tadA gene encoding tRNA adenosine(34) deaminase TadA translates to MYNAPAFITGVSPLSDVEFSHEYWMRHALTLAKRAWDEREVPVGAVLVHNNRVIGEGWNRPIGHHDPTAHAEIMALRQGGLVLQNYRLLDTTLYVTLEPCVMCAGAMVHSRIGRVVFGARDAKTGAAGSLMDVLHHPGMNHRVEITEGVLRDECAALLSDFFRMRRQEIKALKKSSQESL, encoded by the coding sequence ATGTATAATGCGCCCGCTTTTATTACCGGAGTGTCTCCTTTGTCTGATGTTGAATTTAGCCACGAATACTGGATGCGTCATGCGTTGACGCTGGCGAAACGCGCCTGGGATGAGCGTGAAGTGCCGGTTGGCGCGGTATTGGTGCATAACAATCGCGTCATTGGCGAAGGCTGGAACCGTCCGATAGGTCATCATGATCCCACTGCGCACGCTGAAATCATGGCGCTACGTCAGGGTGGGCTGGTGCTTCAGAACTACCGTTTGCTGGATACCACGCTTTACGTGACGCTGGAGCCGTGCGTGATGTGCGCGGGAGCAATGGTACACAGCCGCATTGGTCGGGTGGTATTTGGCGCTCGCGACGCGAAAACCGGCGCGGCAGGGTCGCTGATGGACGTATTGCATCATCCGGGCATGAACCACCGCGTAGAGATCACCGAAGGTGTGTTACGCGATGAGTGCGCAGCGCTGCTCAGTGATTTCTTTCGCATGCGTCGCCAGGAGATCAAAGCGCTAAAAAAATCTTCGCAAGAATCGTTGTAG
- the mltF gene encoding membrane-bound lytic murein transglycosylase MltF, translated as MKKLKINYLFIGILTLLLAAALWPSIPWFGKADNRIAAIQSRGELRVSTIESPLTYARINGKKYGLDYELAQQFASYLGVKLKITVRQNISQLFDDLDNGNADLLAAGLVYNSERVKNYQPGPTYYSVSQQLVYRVGQYRPRTLATVNESQLSIAPGHVVVNDLQALKETKFPDLSWKVDDKKGTAALLSEVISGNLDYTIADSVAISLFQRVHPELAVALDVTDEQPVTWFSQLDDDNTLSAALLDFFNTINEDGSLARMEEKYLGHGDDFDYVDTRTFLRAVDGVLPDLQPLFEKYAQEIDWRLLAAISYQESHWDPLATSPTGVRGLMMLTKNTAQSLGLTDRTDAEQSISGGVRYIQDMMGKVPETVPEEERIWFALAAYNMGYAHMLDARALTVKTRGNPDSWADVKQRLPLLSQKQYYSKLTYGYARGHEAYAYVENIRKYQISLVGYLQEKEKQAAEAIKLAQDYPAVSPAEFDTETFPFSSFLSQPSSNYLSHSPSLPFSLKKKDEN; from the coding sequence TTGAAAAAATTAAAGATTAATTATCTGTTCATCGGCATATTGACTCTGCTGCTGGCAGCGGCCCTCTGGCCATCAATCCCCTGGTTCGGCAAAGCCGACAATCGTATCGCCGCGATCCAATCGCGGGGAGAGTTACGCGTCTCGACAATAGAGTCGCCGCTGACTTACGCCCGCATTAACGGAAAAAAGTACGGTCTGGATTACGAACTGGCGCAGCAGTTCGCCAGCTATCTTGGCGTAAAGCTGAAAATTACCGTACGCCAGAATATCAGCCAGCTATTTGACGATTTAGATAACGGCAACGCCGATCTGCTGGCGGCAGGACTGGTTTACAACAGCGAGCGCGTGAAGAATTATCAACCCGGCCCGACCTACTATTCCGTTTCGCAACAGCTGGTTTACCGGGTAGGACAATACCGGCCTCGCACGCTGGCCACGGTGAATGAAAGCCAGCTCTCTATCGCGCCTGGGCATGTCGTGGTGAATGACTTGCAGGCGCTGAAAGAGACAAAATTTCCCGATCTAAGCTGGAAAGTCGATGACAAAAAAGGGACAGCGGCGCTGCTCAGCGAAGTCATCAGCGGCAATCTGGACTATACCATTGCCGATTCTGTCGCGATCAGCCTGTTCCAGCGCGTACATCCTGAACTGGCCGTCGCGCTGGATGTCACCGATGAGCAGCCTGTCACCTGGTTTAGCCAACTGGACGATGACAACACGCTTTCCGCTGCGCTGCTCGATTTCTTCAACACTATTAATGAAGACGGCTCACTGGCGCGTATGGAAGAGAAGTATCTGGGGCACGGCGACGATTTTGATTATGTCGATACCCGCACCTTCCTGCGGGCCGTGGACGGCGTACTGCCCGATCTCCAGCCGTTGTTTGAAAAATACGCGCAGGAGATAGACTGGCGCCTGCTGGCCGCAATTTCCTATCAGGAGTCGCACTGGGACCCGCTGGCCACCTCCCCGACGGGCGTTCGCGGTCTGATGATGCTCACCAAAAACACCGCGCAAAGTCTGGGGCTGACGGACCGTACCGATGCGGAACAGAGCATCAGCGGCGGTGTGCGTTATATCCAGGATATGATGGGCAAAGTGCCTGAAACCGTGCCGGAAGAGGAGCGTATCTGGTTTGCGCTCGCCGCCTATAACATGGGCTATGCGCATATGCTTGACGCCCGTGCGTTGACGGTCAAAACCAGGGGCAACCCGGATAGCTGGGCCGATGTAAAACAACGGCTGCCGCTGCTCAGCCAGAAACAATATTACAGCAAGCTGACGTACGGCTATGCGCGCGGGCATGAAGCCTACGCTTATGTGGAAAATATTCGGAAGTATCAGATTAGCCTGGTCGGCTATCTGCAAGAAAAAGAGAAGCAGGCGGCAGAAGCGATAAAGCTGGCGCAGGATTACCCGGCAGTGTCTCCGGCCGAGTTTGACACGGAGACATTTCCTTTCTCTTCTTTCTTATCGCAGCCGTCATCGAACTACCTGTCACACTCTCCTTCTTTGCCGTTTTCACTGAAGAAGAAAGACGAAAACTAA
- the purL gene encoding phosphoribosylformylglycinamidine synthase, protein MMEILRGSPALSAFRINKLLARFQAANLQVHNIYAEYVHFADLSAPLNEDEHAQLARLLKYGPSLSSHTPEGKLLLVTPRPGTISPWSSKATDIAHNCGLQQVSRLERGVAYYVEAATLTAEQWQTIAAELHDRMMETVFSSLSDAEKLFVHHQPAPVASVDLLGEGRQALTDANLRLGLALADDEIDYLQDAFTKLGRNPNDIELYMFAQANSEHCRHKIFNADWVIDGKPQPKSLFKMIKNTFETTPDHVLSAYKDNAAVMEGSDVGRYFADHESGRYDFHQEPAHILMKVETHNHPTAISPWPGAATGSGGEIRDEGATGRGAKPKAGLVGFSVSNLRIPGFEQPWEEDFGKPERIVTALDIMTEGPLGGAAFNNEFGRPALNGYFRTYEEKVNSHNGEELRGYHKPIMLAGGIGNIRADHVQKGEIVVGAKLIVLGGPAMNIGLGGGAASSMASGQSDADLDFASVQRDNPEMERRCQEVIDRCWQLGDANPILFIHDVGAGGLSNAMPELVSDGGRGGKFELRDILSDEPGMSPLEIWCNESQERYVLAVAADQLPLFDELCKRERAPYAVIGEATEEQHLSLNDSHFDNQPIDLPLDVLLGKTPKMTRDVQTLTAKGDALDRADITIADAVKRVLHLPTVAEKTFLVTIGDRTVTGMVARDQMVGPWQVPVANCAVTTASLDSYYGEAMSIGERAPVALLDFAASARLAVGEALTNIAATQIGDIKRIKLSANWMAAAGHPGEDAGLYDAVKAVGEELCPQLGLTIPVGKDSMSMKTRWQEGNEQREMTSPLSLVISAFARVEDVRHTVTPQLSTEDNALLLIDLGQGHNALGATALAQVYRQLGDKPADVRDVAQLKGFYDAIQALVAQRKLLAYHDRSDGGLLVTLAEMAFTGHCGIQVDIATSGDDRLAALFNEELGAVIQVRAADREAVEALLAKHGLSDCVHYLGQAVSGDRFVIESNGQVVFSESRTTLRTWWAETTWQMQRLRDNPECADQEHDAKTNDADPGLNVKLSFDINEDIAAPYIATGARPKVAVLREQGVNSHVEMAAAFHRAGFDAIDVHMSDLLAGRIGLGNFQALVACGGFSYGDVLGAGEGWAKSILFNNRVRDEFETFFHRPQTLALGVCNGCQMMSNLRELIPGSELWPRFVRNHSDRFEARFSLVEVTQSPSLLLQGMVGSQMPVAVSHGEGRVEVRDDAHLAGLESKGLVALRYVDNFGKVTENYPANPNGSPNGITAVTTENGRATIMMPHPERVFRTVSNSWHPENWGEDSPWMRIFRNARKQLG, encoded by the coding sequence ATGATGGAAATTCTGCGTGGTTCGCCTGCACTGTCTGCATTCCGTATTAACAAACTGCTGGCGCGTTTTCAGGCGGCCAATCTTCAGGTCCACAATATTTACGCTGAGTATGTCCATTTTGCTGACCTGAGCGCCCCCTTAAACGAGGATGAGCACGCGCAACTTGCACGTTTGCTGAAATATGGGCCGAGCTTAAGCAGCCATACCCCTGAAGGAAAGCTGCTGCTGGTCACGCCGCGTCCTGGCACCATCTCCCCCTGGTCTTCCAAAGCGACTGATATCGCCCATAACTGCGGTCTGCAACAGGTAAGCCGCCTGGAGCGCGGCGTTGCATACTACGTTGAAGCCGCTACGCTCACGGCTGAACAGTGGCAGACGATTGCCGCTGAACTGCACGACCGGATGATGGAGACCGTGTTCTCTTCTTTATCTGATGCGGAAAAACTGTTTGTTCATCACCAGCCTGCGCCGGTTGCCAGTGTGGATCTGCTGGGTGAAGGGCGTCAGGCGCTGACTGACGCCAACCTGCGTCTGGGTCTGGCGCTGGCGGATGACGAAATTGATTACCTGCAAGACGCCTTCACGAAACTGGGGCGCAATCCGAACGATATCGAACTGTATATGTTCGCGCAGGCAAACTCCGAACACTGTCGCCATAAGATTTTTAACGCTGACTGGGTTATCGACGGGAAACCGCAGCCGAAGTCGCTGTTTAAGATGATCAAAAACACCTTTGAAACCACGCCGGATCATGTGTTGTCTGCCTATAAAGATAACGCGGCGGTGATGGAAGGTTCTGACGTGGGACGCTACTTCGCTGACCACGAGAGCGGTCGCTATGACTTCCATCAGGAGCCTGCGCATATTCTGATGAAGGTGGAAACCCATAACCACCCGACGGCAATCTCGCCGTGGCCGGGCGCGGCGACCGGTTCCGGTGGTGAGATTCGTGATGAAGGCGCAACCGGACGCGGCGCGAAGCCAAAAGCAGGTCTGGTGGGCTTCTCCGTGTCTAACCTGCGTATTCCGGGTTTTGAGCAGCCGTGGGAAGAAGATTTTGGTAAACCAGAGCGTATCGTTACCGCGCTGGACATTATGACCGAAGGCCCGCTGGGCGGCGCGGCGTTTAATAATGAATTTGGTCGCCCGGCGTTGAACGGGTACTTCCGTACTTACGAAGAAAAAGTAAACAGCCACAACGGCGAAGAGCTACGCGGCTACCACAAGCCGATCATGCTGGCGGGCGGGATCGGCAACATCCGCGCCGATCACGTACAGAAAGGCGAGATCGTCGTTGGCGCGAAGCTGATCGTGCTCGGAGGGCCGGCGATGAACATTGGTCTGGGGGGCGGGGCGGCGTCCTCTATGGCTTCTGGTCAGTCGGATGCGGATCTCGATTTTGCCTCCGTACAGCGTGATAACCCGGAAATGGAACGTCGCTGCCAGGAAGTGATCGACCGCTGCTGGCAGTTAGGCGATGCCAACCCGATCCTGTTTATTCACGACGTCGGGGCAGGCGGTCTCTCCAACGCGATGCCGGAGCTGGTGAGCGACGGCGGGCGCGGCGGTAAATTTGAGCTGCGCGATATCCTCAGCGATGAGCCGGGCATGAGCCCGCTGGAAATCTGGTGTAACGAGTCTCAGGAGCGTTATGTGCTGGCCGTGGCCGCCGACCAGTTGCCGCTGTTTGATGAGTTGTGCAAGCGTGAGCGCGCGCCGTATGCGGTGATCGGTGAGGCCACCGAAGAACAGCATCTGTCCCTGAACGACAGTCATTTCGATAATCAACCGATCGATCTGCCGCTGGACGTGCTGCTGGGTAAAACGCCGAAAATGACCCGCGACGTGCAGACGCTGACAGCGAAAGGCGATGCGCTGGATCGTGCTGATATCACGATCGCTGACGCGGTTAAACGGGTTCTGCATCTGCCGACCGTGGCGGAGAAAACATTTCTGGTGACCATCGGCGACCGTACCGTGACCGGTATGGTGGCGCGCGATCAGATGGTCGGCCCGTGGCAGGTGCCGGTGGCGAACTGCGCGGTGACCACCGCCAGCCTCGACAGCTACTACGGCGAAGCGATGTCTATCGGTGAACGTGCGCCGGTAGCGCTGCTGGACTTTGCCGCTTCCGCCCGTCTGGCCGTTGGCGAAGCGCTGACGAACATCGCCGCGACCCAGATTGGTGATATCAAACGCATCAAGCTGTCCGCAAACTGGATGGCGGCGGCCGGTCATCCGGGTGAAGATGCCGGTCTGTATGACGCGGTGAAAGCGGTAGGCGAAGAACTCTGCCCGCAGCTTGGCCTGACGATTCCGGTGGGCAAAGACTCTATGTCGATGAAAACCCGCTGGCAGGAAGGCAACGAGCAGCGCGAAATGACCTCGCCGCTGTCGCTGGTGATTTCCGCGTTTGCCCGCGTGGAAGATGTGCGTCATACCGTCACGCCGCAGCTCTCGACCGAAGATAACGCGCTGCTGCTGATCGATTTGGGTCAGGGGCATAACGCGCTGGGCGCAACGGCGCTGGCGCAGGTGTATCGTCAACTGGGCGACAAACCGGCAGACGTGCGCGATGTGGCGCAGTTGAAAGGCTTCTACGATGCGATTCAGGCGCTGGTGGCGCAGCGTAAACTGCTGGCGTATCACGACCGTTCCGACGGCGGCCTGCTGGTCACGCTTGCCGAGATGGCCTTTACCGGTCACTGCGGCATCCAGGTCGATATTGCAACATCTGGCGACGATCGTCTGGCGGCGCTGTTTAACGAAGAGCTGGGCGCAGTGATTCAGGTGCGGGCGGCCGATCGCGAAGCGGTCGAGGCGCTGCTGGCGAAGCATGGTCTGAGTGACTGCGTACACTATTTAGGTCAGGCCGTTTCCGGCGACCGTTTTGTGATTGAATCCAATGGGCAGGTTGTCTTCAGCGAAAGCCGCACCACGCTTCGTACCTGGTGGGCGGAAACGACCTGGCAGATGCAGCGCCTGCGCGACAACCCGGAATGTGCCGATCAGGAACATGACGCAAAAACCAACGATGCCGACCCGGGTCTGAACGTGAAATTGTCGTTCGATATCAATGAAGATATCGCCGCGCCGTATATTGCTACCGGCGCGCGTCCGAAGGTTGCCGTACTGCGCGAACAGGGCGTGAACTCCCACGTTGAGATGGCGGCGGCGTTCCATCGTGCGGGCTTTGACGCGATTGATGTGCATATGAGCGATCTGCTGGCTGGCCGTATTGGGCTGGGTAATTTCCAGGCGCTGGTTGCCTGTGGCGGTTTCTCTTACGGTGACGTGCTGGGCGCGGGTGAAGGCTGGGCGAAATCGATTCTGTTCAACAATCGCGTACGCGACGAGTTCGAAACGTTCTTCCACCGCCCGCAGACGCTGGCGCTTGGCGTATGTAACGGTTGCCAGATGATGTCTAACCTGCGTGAACTGATTCCAGGGAGCGAGCTGTGGCCGCGTTTTGTGCGTAACCATTCTGACCGTTTTGAAGCGCGCTTCAGCTTGGTGGAAGTGACCCAAAGCCCGTCTCTGCTGTTGCAGGGAATGGTTGGCTCACAGATGCCTGTCGCGGTGTCCCACGGTGAAGGGCGCGTTGAAGTGCGTGACGATGCGCATCTGGCAGGGCTGGAAAGCAAAGGTCTGGTTGCGCTGCGTTATGTCGATAACTTCGGTAAGGTTACGGAAAACTACCCGGCCAACCCGAACGGATCGCCAAACGGCATCACCGCCGTTACCACGGAGAACGGTCGCGCCACCATTATGATGCCGCACCCGGAGCGCGTCTTCCGCACCGTCAGCAACTCCTGGCACCCGGAAAACTGGGGCGAAGACAGTCCGTGGATGCGTATTTTCCGCAATGCGCGTAAGCAGTTAGGTTAA